The Caulifigura coniformis genome includes a region encoding these proteins:
- a CDS encoding SRPBCC family protein — MAQFENELWLPCGVDALFEFLLRPANVQRISDPRLGLVFEQAPDVVNPGCIIAFKVQAYGVVQKLEHEITAVERPRLIVEEQIKGPMKAWRHEHHFEEHDQGVKMTDRVIFQPPGGMLGFLVKESTILDGLEDGFIHREQELRRLVSQGEIT, encoded by the coding sequence ATGGCTCAATTCGAGAACGAACTCTGGCTTCCCTGCGGCGTCGATGCCCTGTTCGAATTCCTCCTGCGCCCGGCAAACGTCCAGCGCATCAGCGATCCGCGCCTCGGACTCGTCTTCGAGCAGGCGCCGGACGTCGTCAACCCCGGCTGCATCATCGCCTTCAAGGTGCAGGCCTACGGCGTCGTCCAGAAGCTCGAGCACGAAATCACCGCTGTCGAGCGGCCGCGCCTGATCGTCGAAGAACAGATCAAGGGCCCCATGAAGGCTTGGCGGCACGAGCATCATTTCGAGGAGCATGATCAGGGCGTCAAGATGACCGATCGCGTCATTTTCCAGCCCCCCGGCGGAATGCTCGGCTTCCTGGTCAAGGAATCGACGATTCTGGATGGACTCGAAGACGGATTCATCCATCGCGAACAGGAGCTTCGACGGCTCGTCTCACAGGGCGAGATCACCTGA
- a CDS encoding FHA domain-containing protein — protein sequence MPDAYASMLRYAVGNATPIRLLVREGQGKPRVVEVDSPYCVIGRARDCEVVLTDEKCAFRHGYLQVIGGRLAYIDLFSPTGTHWDGPPFRGWVNVAHRFRIGDTWIQVFDDGWTDDDLKAPTEFRPRHDSRPEYGVLPTVDLELLNSSARGAQWPINRIITLVGRDQRCRICCADEHISKVHCAFLLLPTGLWVIDLLGKTGVKVGGELVRSCLIAADVEIEIGPYKMRPTYRVAQQAVFAPQVGHVGDAEKAEFLTRHNRLFLAEAYLDTLILSPVGNLPHMSYKEIHTESSRISELQSNHGFSNFIVDYSHAPILSSMVFDAIIGFCRAATGKVAMCHLSEEIRESVRSMNLDRIWPCVESRAEAFSHVYAP from the coding sequence ATGCCGGACGCATACGCGTCGATGCTGCGTTATGCCGTCGGGAATGCCACGCCGATCCGCCTGTTGGTTCGCGAAGGGCAGGGGAAGCCGCGCGTCGTTGAAGTCGATTCTCCCTACTGCGTCATCGGACGCGCCCGCGATTGCGAAGTCGTCCTGACGGACGAAAAATGCGCCTTCCGGCACGGTTACCTGCAGGTGATCGGCGGCCGCCTCGCCTACATCGACCTCTTCTCCCCCACCGGCACACACTGGGATGGCCCCCCCTTTCGCGGCTGGGTCAATGTCGCCCACCGCTTCCGCATCGGAGACACCTGGATTCAGGTCTTCGATGACGGCTGGACCGACGATGACCTCAAGGCGCCGACCGAATTCCGACCGCGCCACGACTCTCGCCCCGAATACGGGGTGCTCCCCACGGTCGATCTGGAACTCCTCAACTCCTCCGCGCGGGGAGCCCAGTGGCCCATCAACCGCATTATCACCCTCGTCGGTCGGGATCAGCGCTGCCGCATCTGCTGCGCGGACGAACACATCTCGAAGGTCCATTGCGCCTTCCTGCTGCTCCCCACTGGACTCTGGGTCATCGACCTCCTCGGAAAGACCGGCGTCAAGGTGGGCGGCGAACTCGTTCGCTCCTGCCTCATTGCGGCCGATGTCGAAATCGAGATCGGTCCTTACAAGATGAGGCCGACCTACCGCGTTGCCCAGCAGGCGGTCTTTGCTCCGCAGGTGGGACACGTCGGCGATGCCGAGAAGGCGGAATTCCTCACCCGCCACAACCGGCTGTTCCTGGCCGAAGCGTATCTCGACACCCTCATCCTTTCGCCCGTCGGCAACCTGCCGCACATGAGCTACAAGGAGATTCACACCGAGAGCAGCCGGATTTCCGAACTGCAGTCCAATCACGGCTTCTCGAACTTCATCGTCGACTACAGCCACGCCCCCATTCTCTCCTCGATGGTCTTCGATGCCATCATCGGCTTCTGCCGCGCAGCGACCGGCAAGGTGGCCATGTGTCACCTCTCCGAGGAAATCCGCGAAAGCGTCCGCAGCATGAACCTCGACCGCATCTGGCCCTGCGTCGAGTCGCGCGCCGAAGCGTTCTCACACGTCTACGCCCCGTGA
- a CDS encoding glycosyltransferase family 4 protein produces the protein MNVVHVITRLIVGGAQENTLLTVEEQHRAWNDNVTLVTGPPLGPEGSLLDRARGGGFPVVVVDELRRNIDPSKDWKSWRTLKRLFRELKPDIVHTHSSKAGIIGRAAAHALGIPVVHTIHGAAFHFGQSRWAYNLYRRAEQWAARRTDHFISVADDMTAEYVAAGIASPDRFTTVYSGFDVEPFLNPARSPAQVRAAWNIPDDAVIVGKIGRLFPLKGHEFVIAAAPEIIRRCPNAYFVLVGDGILREEYERRIQQAGIADRFRFTGLVRPEEIPDLLPGMDLLVHTSQWEGLARVLPQALIAGRAVVSFDVGGAREVVIPGQTGCLIPRDDTASLIDAVCHLINDPAERLRFGTEGRRRFTDQFRYQTMTRRIREVYARVLAAN, from the coding sequence ATGAACGTCGTCCACGTCATCACCCGGCTGATCGTTGGCGGCGCGCAGGAAAACACGCTCCTCACCGTCGAAGAGCAGCATCGGGCCTGGAACGACAATGTCACGCTCGTGACCGGTCCGCCGCTCGGGCCGGAAGGCAGCCTCCTCGATCGGGCCCGCGGCGGCGGCTTTCCGGTGGTCGTCGTTGACGAACTCCGTCGGAACATTGATCCCTCGAAGGACTGGAAGTCCTGGCGGACTCTCAAACGCCTGTTCCGCGAACTCAAGCCCGACATCGTCCACACCCACAGCTCGAAGGCCGGCATCATCGGTCGCGCCGCGGCCCATGCGCTCGGCATCCCGGTAGTCCACACGATCCATGGCGCCGCGTTTCATTTCGGCCAGTCGCGATGGGCCTACAACCTCTATCGCCGTGCCGAACAATGGGCCGCACGGCGCACCGATCACTTCATCAGCGTCGCGGATGACATGACGGCCGAATACGTCGCCGCAGGAATCGCCTCGCCTGACCGCTTCACGACCGTCTACAGCGGCTTCGATGTCGAGCCGTTCCTCAATCCGGCCCGATCCCCCGCCCAGGTACGCGCCGCGTGGAACATCCCTGACGACGCCGTGATCGTTGGAAAGATCGGCCGGCTATTCCCGCTGAAAGGGCACGAGTTCGTCATCGCGGCCGCCCCGGAAATCATCAGGCGCTGCCCGAATGCGTACTTCGTGCTCGTCGGCGACGGCATCCTGCGGGAGGAATATGAACGCCGGATCCAGCAGGCCGGGATTGCCGACCGCTTCCGGTTCACCGGCCTCGTCCGTCCCGAGGAGATTCCAGATCTCCTTCCCGGGATGGATCTCCTCGTCCACACCAGCCAGTGGGAAGGCCTGGCCCGCGTGTTGCCTCAGGCGCTCATCGCCGGCCGCGCTGTCGTCAGCTTCGATGTCGGTGGCGCCCGCGAAGTGGTGATCCCCGGGCAGACCGGCTGCCTCATCCCGCGCGACGACACCGCCTCCCTGATCGATGCCGTCTGCCACCTGATCAACGATCCCGCGGAGCGCCTCCGCTTCGGAACCGAGGGGCGTCGACGCTTCACCGACCAGTTTCGCTACCAGACGATGACCCGCAGGATCCGCGAGGTCTACGCCCGCGTCCTCGCCGCGAACTGA
- a CDS encoding BBP7 family outer membrane beta-barrel protein — MAVFSGAARRASACLTAFVCMTQGAAFAQYPNPNYSYLPYPTPHPYAPAQPLPAPCEQPVPRLVPDDGFFYDSDAQIDLVIRETIRGTYMRLEYLGWDIQEPGNNLLGVNIAGVANPRDPFLVQTASGSVGVAESLSTDRVDFQEINGIRGTVGIPFEYGTLEGSFWGLAEGSHTIEDRPFLRDNSAVSPRFIAIGLMTNGQVGDRVLLFDQSFSADYSASAWGSDVNFLYAAKNPRLGLGFQPLAGFRFLNYDESLSMRGVFDNSSGAYTDFGIIADPYESRIRSEVNNNVYALQVGFKADFKHQFFSLAFEPKLAFGANDYSTRVTTNDLRSFDDPTLDPGPNDIDDPATNSTTGRTVFSPTIDLGFSAKVHLSEWFHVRAGYNFIWTGNLARADRAINYNDISIADPPAVTARQRTDSILIQGFSIGGEIILP, encoded by the coding sequence ATGGCGGTTTTCAGCGGCGCTGCCCGGCGGGCCTCTGCCTGCCTGACGGCCTTCGTCTGCATGACGCAAGGCGCGGCTTTTGCGCAGTACCCTAATCCCAATTACAGCTATCTCCCCTATCCGACGCCGCACCCTTACGCGCCGGCGCAGCCGCTACCGGCCCCCTGCGAACAGCCAGTCCCGAGACTCGTCCCGGATGACGGATTCTTCTACGACAGCGATGCGCAGATCGACCTCGTGATCCGCGAGACGATTCGCGGCACCTACATGCGGCTCGAGTACCTCGGCTGGGATATCCAGGAACCCGGGAACAACCTGCTCGGAGTCAACATCGCCGGCGTCGCCAATCCGCGTGACCCCTTCCTTGTGCAGACCGCTTCCGGCAGCGTCGGAGTCGCCGAGTCGCTCAGCACCGACCGCGTCGACTTCCAGGAAATCAACGGCATCCGCGGCACCGTCGGCATCCCCTTCGAGTACGGAACTCTCGAAGGCAGCTTCTGGGGCCTCGCGGAAGGTTCCCACACCATCGAAGACCGTCCCTTCCTCCGGGACAACAGCGCCGTCAGTCCGCGATTCATCGCGATCGGCCTCATGACGAACGGACAGGTCGGTGACCGCGTCCTGCTCTTCGATCAGTCGTTCTCCGCCGACTACAGCGCCTCTGCGTGGGGCAGCGACGTCAACTTCCTCTACGCCGCCAAGAACCCCCGCCTCGGGCTCGGCTTCCAGCCCCTCGCCGGCTTCCGCTTCCTGAACTACGACGAATCGCTCTCGATGCGCGGCGTCTTCGACAACAGCTCGGGCGCTTACACCGATTTCGGCATCATCGCCGATCCCTACGAGTCCCGCATCCGATCGGAAGTCAACAACAACGTCTACGCCCTGCAGGTCGGCTTCAAGGCCGACTTCAAGCACCAGTTCTTCTCTCTGGCCTTCGAGCCCAAGCTCGCCTTCGGTGCCAACGACTACTCGACCCGCGTCACGACGAACGATCTCCGGTCCTTCGACGATCCGACGCTCGATCCCGGGCCGAACGACATCGATGACCCCGCCACGAACTCCACCACCGGCCGCACCGTCTTCTCGCCGACGATCGACCTGGGCTTCTCCGCCAAGGTCCATCTCTCCGAGTGGTTCCACGTCCGGGCCGGCTACAACTTTATCTGGACCGGAAACCTCGCTCGGGCCGACCGCGCCATCAACTACAACGACATCAGCATCGCCGATCCGCCGGCCGTCACAGCCCGCCAGCGCACCGATTCCATCCTGATCCAGGGCTTCTCGATCGGCGGCGAAATCATCCTGCCGTAA
- a CDS encoding amidase, which yields MPVPASAAFADTEELSRGLASGEWTSVELAKFFLERCRTHGPRLNALATLLENEALAAAEKSDDDRRAGKIRGPLHGIPFGAKDLLAFPGHPTTWGAAPYRDRAIDQEATVLKQLRDAGAVLIAKLSMVEIAGGMGYTSAEAAFNGPGRNPWKTDRWSGGSSSGSGSAVAAGLVPFAIGSETWGSITSPAGNCGVTGLRPTYDTVSRDGAMVLSWTMDKVGPLARTARDAAKVLQAIRLPELPPIPAGVDLKTRRARIGVLRNAADKCQPEVAANYEASLTLLRDFADIEEVELPDLPYNAVADMVIACEAAAAHEDLIDSGQVANLTHPDDKWRVYPDLMIPAVDYIRAMRVRTVMIRQFGEFLQRFDAVATPTLPTVSCPVDVRFSVWGKGFELSQISAASNLTGAPAITIPNGFGADHLPTGLQLVAAVHREQSLVNLAAAVQERTRWHRESPPEFA from the coding sequence ATGCCAGTCCCTGCTTCCGCCGCCTTCGCGGACACCGAGGAACTCTCCCGCGGACTCGCCTCCGGCGAATGGACCTCCGTCGAACTCGCGAAGTTCTTCCTCGAGCGCTGCCGCACACACGGCCCGCGCCTGAACGCCCTCGCCACGCTCCTCGAAAACGAAGCTCTCGCGGCGGCCGAAAAATCCGACGACGACCGACGCGCCGGAAAAATCCGCGGCCCGCTGCATGGAATCCCGTTCGGCGCCAAGGACCTGCTTGCGTTTCCCGGCCATCCCACCACCTGGGGCGCGGCCCCCTATCGCGATCGCGCCATTGATCAGGAAGCGACCGTCCTCAAGCAACTCCGTGATGCCGGCGCGGTCCTGATCGCCAAGCTGTCGATGGTCGAGATCGCCGGCGGCATGGGGTACACCTCGGCCGAGGCCGCGTTCAATGGTCCCGGGCGAAATCCGTGGAAAACGGATCGCTGGTCGGGAGGCTCCTCCAGCGGTAGCGGGTCCGCTGTCGCCGCCGGCCTGGTTCCCTTCGCCATCGGCTCCGAAACCTGGGGCTCCATCACCAGCCCCGCCGGAAACTGCGGCGTGACAGGCCTCCGCCCGACCTACGACACCGTCAGCCGCGACGGCGCCATGGTCCTTTCGTGGACAATGGACAAGGTCGGCCCGCTCGCCCGCACCGCGCGCGACGCCGCGAAGGTCCTCCAGGCCATCCGCCTTCCAGAACTTCCGCCAATCCCTGCGGGAGTCGACCTCAAAACCCGCCGCGCCAGAATCGGAGTCCTTCGGAACGCCGCCGATAAATGTCAGCCCGAAGTCGCAGCCAACTATGAAGCCTCGCTCACGCTGCTTCGCGATTTCGCCGACATCGAGGAGGTCGAGCTCCCCGATCTCCCGTACAACGCCGTCGCCGACATGGTGATCGCCTGCGAGGCTGCGGCCGCTCACGAAGATCTCATCGATTCCGGGCAGGTGGCCAACCTCACGCACCCGGACGACAAATGGCGGGTCTATCCCGACCTCATGATCCCCGCGGTCGATTACATCCGCGCGATGCGCGTCCGCACCGTCATGATCCGCCAGTTCGGCGAGTTTCTGCAGCGATTCGACGCCGTGGCGACTCCCACCCTTCCCACCGTCAGCTGCCCTGTTGACGTGCGGTTCTCCGTCTGGGGGAAGGGGTTCGAGTTGTCGCAGATCAGCGCCGCCTCGAATCTCACGGGGGCTCCGGCCATCACGATTCCCAACGGTTTCGGGGCCGACCACCTTCCGACGGGCCTCCAGCTCGTCGCCGCCGTCCATCGCGAGCAGTCGCTCGTCAACCTGGCCGCCGCCGTTCAGGAGCGAACCCGCTGGCATCGGGAATCGCCGCCCGAGTTCGCGTAG